ATCCTTATCGCCGTCATCAGCGTTTTGAGCGTTAGTTTCTGATGTGGTTTTGTAAAGAAGGAGAGTGTTTAGGCCTTTGTTACAGTCAGATAACACTAATTTTTAAATTCTGTGAAAAGGCTGTTGACTCTTTTCAGCTGGTCCCTATAATACGCCCCCACATTGAGACGCAAGACAGCGGCAACGCAGACAAGCAGACACAATGAGAAACAAAGTAACTCACTGATAAACAGCTTGTTTTGAAGTTCGAGTGAAATGCTTCGACCGGAACGAAAGTTTGTTTTTCCGGTTTTGAAACATTCTGCGGAATGATTCAAAATCTTCTGAAAATAAGCGTTGACTTCCACCGGGTGTTGAGTAGAATACGCACCTCGCTTGAGACGACAGCAGCCACGGTCAACACCGACTGCTGAGACGGATTAAGCAACGCTCTTTAACAATTTGATCAGATAATTCGTGTGGGCGCTTGTTGAGATGAAGCACAAAAGCTTTATCAAAGATAAGCAACCTAGTGAATTCATTTATGAGATTTACAAAGTTAGTTTAACTTTGAGCTAGATTTAAGACACTGTTTACAGTGTCGAAATTAAACTGAAGAGTTTGATCATGGCTCAGATTGAACGCTGGCGGCAGGCTTAACACATGCAAGTCGAGCGGTAACAGGGGTAGCTTGCTACCCGCTGACGAGCGGCGGACGGGTGAGTAACGCGTACGAATCTGCCTAGTAGTGGGGGATAGCCCAGAGAAATTTGGATTAATACCGCATACGCCCTACGGGGGAAAGCAGGGGACCTTCGGGCCTTGCGCTATTAGATGAGCGTGCGTCGGATTAGCTAGTTGGTGGGGTAATGGCCTACCAAGGCGACGATCCGTAGCTGGTCTGAGAGGATGATCAGCCACACTGGGACTGAGACACGGCCCAGACTCCTACGGGAGGCAGCAGTGGGGAATATTGCACAATGGGCGCAAGCCTGATGCAGCCATGCCGCGTGTGTGAAGAAGGCCTTAGGGTTGTAAAGCACTTTCAGCAGTGAGGAAAGGTTAGTAGTTAATAACTGCTAGCTGTGACGTTAACTGCAGAAGAAGGACCGGCTAACTCCGTGCCAGCAGCCGCGGTAATACGGAGGGTCCGAGCGTTAATCGGAATTACTGGGCGTAAAGCGCGCGTAGGTGGTTATTTAAGTCAGATGTGAAAGCCCTGGGCTCAACCTAGGAACTGCACCTGATACTGGATAACTAGAGTACAGAAGAGGGTAGTGGAATTTCCTGTGTAGCGGTGAAATGCGTAGATATAGGAAGGAACACCAGTGGCGAAGGCGACTACCTGGTCTGATACTGACACTGAGGTGCGAAAGCGTGGGGAGCAAACAGGATTAGATACCCTGGTAGTCCACGCCGTAAACGATGTCTACTAGCCGTTGGGACACTTGATGTCTTAGTGGCGCAGCTAACGCACTAAGTAGACCGCCTGGGGAGTACGGCCGCAAGGTTAAAACTCAAATGAATTGACGGGGGCCCGCACAAGCGGTGGAGCATGTGGTTTAATTCGACGCAACGCGAAGAACCTTACCTACTCTTGAAATCCTGCGAAGTCGGAAGAGATTCTGATGTGCCTTCGGGAACGCAGTGACAGGTGCTGCATGGCTGTCGTCAGCTCGTGTTGTGAAATGTTGGGTTAAGTCCCGTAACGAGCGCAACCCTTGTCCTTATTTGCCAGCACTTCGGGTGGGAACTCTAAGGAGACTGCCGGTGACAAACCGGAGGAAGGTGGGGACGACGTCAAGTCATCATGGCCCTTACGAGTAGGGCTACACACGTGCTACAATGGCCGGTACAGAGGGCTGCAATCCTGCGAGGGGGAGCTAATCTCACAAAACCGGTCGTAGTCCGGATTGGAGTCTGCAACTCGACTCCATGAAGTCGGAATCGCTAGTAATCGTGAATCAGAATGTCACGGTGAATACGTTCCCGGGCCTTGTACACACCGCCCGTCACACCATGGGAGTGGATTGCACCAGAAGTAGCTAGCTTAACCTTCGGGAGGGCGGTTACCACGGTGTGGTTCATGACTGGGGTGAAGTCGTAACAAGGTAGCCCTAGGGGAACCTGGGGCTGGATCACCTCCTTAAACGATAGCGGATTCTCAGCAAGCGTTCACACGAATTATCTGATCAGAATGTAAAGAGAGCGAATTGGTATTTATACCAAGACATAGGCTTGTAGCTCAGCTGGTTAGAGCGCACCCCTGATAAGGGTGAGGTCGGTGGTTCAAGTCCACTCAGGCCTACCAACCTTTCCTTTCTCTTCGTTGAAGCAATACCTCACATGGCAGACTATGTGTCGGATTACTTCGCCTTGATAAAGAAAAGCTTGGCAGTGATGTAATGATCGCATTATCGCTCAAGTTTATGAAAGTTTTAAAAAATATTCACGATGTTGTGACTATCTTTTAAAGCTTTTTGCTTTAAACGCTCTTTAACAATTTAAATCCTGTAAAAAACGAGAATTAAGAAGTAAAAAATGTACAAGCGCTAATCCGGCGTAAATGTATCGTTACTTCAGCGTTATTTACTTTGTATAAAGTAGATGGCTATGAAGTTTTATCAGTCACTTTGAATCAGACCCTTTTGGGTTATATGGTCAAGTGACTAAGCGTGCACGGTGGATGCCTTGGCAGTCAGAGGCGATGAAGGACGTGGTAACCTGCGATAAGGTTTGGGGAGTCGGTAAACAGGCTTTGATCCAAACATTTCCGAATGGGGAAACCCACCCAGTGTAAGCTGGGTATCTCTTGAGTGAATACATAGCTCTTGAGAGGCGAACTCGGGGAACTGAAACATCTAAGTACCCGAAGGAAAAGAAATCAACCGAGATTCCCCTAGTAGCGGCGAGCGAACGGGGACCAGCCCTTAAGCTGTGTTGTAGTTAGTAGAACGCTCTGGAAAGTGCGGCCGTAGTGGGTGATAGCCCCGTATACGAAAACTTATACACAGTGAAATCGAGTAGGACGGGACACGTGATATCCTGTCTGAACATGGGGGGACCATCCTCCAAGGCTAAATACTCCTGACTGACCGATAGTGAACCAGTACCGTGAGGGAAAGGCGAAAAGAACCCCTGTGAGGGGAGTGAAATAGAACCTGAAACCGTGTACGTACAAGCAGTGGGAGCGGACTTGTTCCGTGACTGCGTACCTTTTGTATAATGGGTCAGCGACTTAATTTCAGTAGCAAGGTTAACCGTTTAGGGGAGCCGTAGGGAAACCGAGTCTTAATAGGGCGTGTAGTTGCTGGGATTAGACCCGAAACCGAGCGATCTATCCATGGGCAGGTTGAAGGTTGAGTAACATCAACTGGAGGACCGAACCGACTGTCGTTGAAAAGCCAGCGGATGACTTGTGGATCGGAGTGAAAGGCTAATCAAGCTCGGAGATAGCTGGTTCTCCTCGAAAGCTATTTAGGTAGCGCCTCATATCTCACCTACGGGGGTAGAGCACTGTTTCGGCTAGGGGGTCATCCCGACTTACCAACCCGATGCAAACTCCGAATACCGTAGAGTGCAATTATGGGAGACACACTGCGGGTGCTAACGTCCGTTGTGGAAAGGGAAACAACCCAGACCGTCAGCTAAGGTCCCAAAGTTATGGTTAAGTGGGAAACGATGTGGGAAGGCTCAGACAGCTAGGAGGTTGGCTTAGAAGCAGCCACCCTTTAAAGAAAGCGTAATAGCTCACTAGTCGAGTCGGCCTGCGCGGAAGATATAACGGGGCTCAAACCATACACCGAAGCTACGGACGCAACTTGTTTGCGTGGTAGAGGAGCGTTCTGTAAGCCGTTGAAGGGAAAGCTGTAAGGCATCCTGGAGGTATCAGAAGTGCGAATGCTGACATGAGTAACGATAAGGGGGGTGAAAAACCTCCCCGCCGGAAGACCAAGGGTTCCTATCCAATGCTAATCAGGGTAGGGTGAGTCGACCCCTAAGGCGAGGCCGAAAGGCGTAGTCGATGGGAAACAGGTTAATATTCCTGTACTTCTTGTTATTGCGATGGAGTGACGGAGAAGGCTAGGCCATCACGGCGTTGGTTGTCCGTGTTTAAGGCTGTAGGCTGGGGAATTAGGAAAATCCGGTTCCCTAAGGCTGAGAGTCGATGACGAGTCCTCTTTTGGACGAAGTGGTTGATGCCATGCTTCCAGGAAAAACTTCTAAGCTTCAGATAACAAGAAATCGTACCCCAAACCGACACAGGTGGTCAGGTAGAGAATACCAAGGCGCTTGAGAGAACTCGGGTGAAGGAACTAGGCAAAATGGTACCGTAACTTCGGGAGAAGGTACGCCCCTGACGGTGATGAGACTTGCTCTCTAAGCTGTTGGGGGTCGAAGATACTAGGTGGCTGCGACTGTTTATTAAAAACACAGCACTCTGCAAACACGAAAGTGGACGTATAGGGTGTGACGCCTGCCCGGTGCTTGAAGGTTAATTGATGGGGTTAGCTTCGGCGAAGCTCTTGATCGAAGCCCAAGTAAACGGCGGCCGTAACTATAACGGTCCTAAGGTAGCGAAATTCCTTGTCGGGTAAGTTCCGACCTGCACGAATGGCGTAACGATGGCCACACTGTCTCCACCCGAGACTCAGTGAAATTGAAATTGCGGTTAAGATGCCGTATATCCGCGGCTAGACGGAAAGACCCCGTGAACCTTTACTATAGCTTCGCAGTGGACTTTGATATTACTTGTGTAGGATAGCTGGGAGGCTTTGAAACTTGGACGCTAGTTCGAGTGGAGCCAATCTTGAAATACCAGCCTGGTACTATTGAGGTTCTAACGCAGGTCCCTTATCGGGATCGCGGACATTGTGTGGTGGGTAGTTTGACTGGGGCGGTCTCCTCCTAAAGAGTAACGGAGGAGTACGAAGGTGCGCTCAGCATGGTCGGAAATCATGCATCGAGTATAAAGGCATAAGCGCGCTTGACTGCGAGACTGACACGTCGAGCAGGTACGAAAGTAGGTCTTAGTGATCCGGTGGTTCTGTATGGAAGGGCCATCGCTCAACGGATAAAAGGTACTCCGGGGATAACAGGCTGATACCGCCCAAGAGTTCACATCGACGGCGGTGTTTGGCACCTCGATGTCGGCTCATCACATCCTGGGGCTGAAGCCGGTCCCAAGGGTATGGCTGTTCGCCATTTAAAGTGGTACGCGAGCTGGGTTTAGAACGTCGTGAGACAGTTCGGTCCCTATCTGCCGTGGACGTTTGAGATTTGAGAAGAGTTGCTCCTAGTACGAGAGGACCGGAGTGAACGAACCTCTGGTGTTCGGGTTGTCATGCCAATGGCATTGCCCGGTAGCTATGTTCGGACAGGATAACCGCTGAAAGCATCTAAGCGGGAAGCCCCCTTCAAGATGAGATCTCACTGGGACCTTGAGTCCCCTGAAGAGCCGTTCAAGACCAGGACGTTGATAGGCTGGGTGTGTAAGCGTTGTGAGGCGTTGAGCTAACCAGTACTAATTGCTCGTGAGGCTTGACCATATAACGCCAAAAGCGTTTGGTTGTGTGATTACACAACACGGATCAAGTGATTGATGAAGATACATTGCTGCAAAGCATGTTGGATTAGAGTTTGTACATCATCTTAAGACTCGGATTAGCCTGAAGAAGGCATACAGGATTTTTATTGTTACAGTTTTTTGCTTGGCGACCATAGCGAGATGGAACCACCCGATCCCTTACCGAACTCGGAAGTGAAACGTCTTAGCGCCGATGGTAGTGTGGGGATTCCCCATGTGAGAGTAGGTCATCGCCAAGCACCTATTTAAGAAACCCTGCTACGTTGTAGCAGGGTTTTTTCGTGTGATTTCACGAACATAATAATAAGAAAACCCCTGATCGTAATCCGGTCAGGGGTTTTCTTATTCTTGATACATGCCTTACCAAAAGTCAGGCTGTAAAGGCGGCTTAGTATTTACCAGCTAAGCTTAAGTAATCGTTTATTTTGAGAATCTGGTTGTCGTAATGATGGCACATTCTAATTACCACATGCCTTATATGGCTGGTGTTATGCCGCCGTTTTTCTTTGCCTGCCGGCAGGAAGGGATGTGGTACGGCCTTAACAGTACCGCTGATGAAACGGTCAATTCTGGTGAATTACTGGCGTGGTTGCGCGGGTTTGATGAGCGTATTGAGCTTGAAACTTATCAGAATAAACGTGGTGAGCAGATGTATTCTGCTTGCATATGTTTTCCGAACATCCCACTGAAACGTATGACTACTTCACGTCTTAAGCCTTATGTTACTAAGCATCGACGTTCGAAAAATGGTGGTTATTTTATTACAGAAACCAAGTTATACCTGCCGTTAGTCTCTTCAGTGATTATGGCAAACATGCTTCAGGATCTTAAGGTAGGTCTGAATATGTTGGATGAGGTTGAAACTGTAATGGCGCATGTGAAACTAATGGAGTCTCGCAGAACTGCCTGTGCTGTTGAAGTAGAAGGAAAGCTGGGTTCTAAGTTATCTGCCGATCAGATGGGGCGCTATACAGCAGGGTATTTACAGTATGATGCTGAAGTAAGCCGCTCAGATAAAGAAGCTAAGACGTTATTAAATAATGCGGTGCGTAAAATCAGTCAGGTTTATTCTGATTGGGAAGAGTTCTGTCAGATCTAAAAAAGCCCGCGATTAAGCGGGCTTTTTATTGTGCTGAGTATTAATCCATATACATGGATTCTATCTTATGAATTGACAGGTCAGCGCCGTTGAATTCTTGTTCTTCGTCAAGGCGAAGTCCGCAAAGAGCTTTAATAGTACCATACACAATTAAGCCACCTACAACAGCGACGGCAATGCCTGCCAGGGTGCCAATGACTTGTGACATAAGACTTACGCCACCTAACCCTCCTAACGCGGTGCTGCCAAAAATACCAGCTGCAATGCCTCCCCAGGCACCACATAAACCATGTAGTGGCCACACACCCAGGACATCATCAATCTTCCAGCGATTCTGGGCGGTAGTGAACATCCAGACAAATAATGCACCTGCAACTACGCCGACAAATAGTGCACCAATAGGATGCATAATGTCAGAACCGGCACAGATTGCTACCAGCCCTGCCAGAGGACCATTGTGAATAAAGCCAGGGTCGTTTTTACCAAAGATCAGTGATGCAATAATGCCACCAACCATTGCCATCAGGCTGTTAACAGCGACTAACCCGGAAATCCCATCCAGTGTCTGAGCAGACATAACATTAAAGCCAAACCAGCCAATACACAGAATCCAGGCACCCAGGGCCAGGAATGGAATGTTGGATGGCGGGAAAGCCATCAGACGTCCTGATTTATAGCGGCCTTTTCGCACGCCAAGCAGTAATACCGCGATTAATCCCAGCCATCCACCAACACCGTGAACAACAACTGATCCGGCGAAGTCGTGGAACTGAGCGCCAAAACTGCTCTCAAGCCACGCTTGAAAACCATAGTTACCATTCCAGATCATGCCTTCAAAAAGTGGGTATACGATACCAACTAACAATGAAGATGCGATCAGGAAAGGCCAGAAACGTGCGCGCTCTGCGATACCTCCAGAAACAATTGCAGGAATCGCTGCAGCAAACGTCATTAAGAAAAAGAACTTAACCAGCTCATAGCCATTCCCGGCGGCAAGGGTTTCGGCATCTCTGAAGAAAGTGACATCATAGGCGATCCAGTAACCGACGAAGAAATATGCCACTGCAGAAAAGCCGAAGTCAGTCATGATTTTAACTAAGGCATTTACCTGATTTTTCTGCCGGACAGTACCGACTTCCAAAAAGGCAAAGCCTGCATGCATGGCAAATACCATGATTGCACCCATGAGAATAAACAGAGTATTTGAACCCTGCATTAAGGTTTCTACTGCACTGTTAATGCTTTCCACAGCGGTCTCCGAAGCGTTCTGTGCACTAATTGGAGTCAGATTGAAATTGATCCGCACCAATAAAGAGCGTTGATTATTTGTTATGTTGCAAAACAGAGCCCTATGCACTGTTTTTGCGATTTATGCTTCTTTTATTGCAGGAGCTGTGCCAGTTTCGGGCCAGATAATTTTTAAGTGGAATAAAAAAAACCGGGAGAGTTCCCGGTTTGATGATTTATTGAAAGCGTATCTGAAGTTTGATGTTACTTTAGGTTATGCAGATAATCCTGACATTCCTGCCAACTGCCCCGGTAAACAATCCGATCCGCTTTATTGCCGAGCTGGTAGGTATACATAGGGTCGTAATACCACTCTAAAAGTGGGCTCAGCCAGTTCAGGTGTTGGCTAAATCCCTCACCTGTTTGTTGGGCTGATATAGCCTGTTCCATCATTTTGCGAAGCTCACGCCAGCGTTCACTTCCGAGTCGCTTGCGAATTTTATCCAGGCCACTCAATAAGTATTCTGCGCACAGGTGTGAGCCTTCTTGTGCACCATAGTGTTCTATATGGGAGTGATGCATATCGATTACATATTCCTGAAGAAGATTTTGTAAACGGGTTTCGAGGTCTTCTTCAACGACAACAATTGGTGCTTTTTGCATTTTCAGGTGGAGTGAATGGGGGATATCTACACTGCCGATGATACGTCCTTCATCTTCAAGTACCAGTTCACTGATATTGGCATTACGTAGTTTTAATAACGCGATTGCAAGTTGGTTTTCAAAATTAATTTGTGAACTTTGTGGGGTGACATAGCGACCGAAACTTGAGCCTCTGTGGTTGGCCGCACCTTCCAGATCTACGGCGTTTTTCAGACTATTAATCAGAGGCGTTTTTCGACAGCCGGTGTTGCCGCCAACAATATAGAAAGGGAGCTGTTCGCTGGTTGCTTCTATTTCATTGAGGAGGAAGTTTCGTAAGGCTTTATATCCACCGGTGACTAATGGGTAATCTGCCCCGGCTTCTTTTAGCCATTGCTGAGTTGTTCGGGAGCGGAGGCCGCCACGAAAGCAATATAAGTAACCTTCAGGATTTTCTGCAACAAAGGCTTTCCAGGCAGCCATACGTTGTTCTTTAATCTCACCGCTAACCAGTTTGTGGCCCAGAACAATCGCGGCATCCTGGCCCTGTTGCTTGTAACAGGTACCTACTTTTTCCCGTTCTTCATTACTCATTAATGGCAGGCTAACAGCCGATGGAAATGCGCCTTGCTTGAATTCTACCGGCGCTCGCAGATCAATCATTGGAGTGTCGTTGAGAAACAGTTGCCGGTAATTTTGAGAGTCTTCGCGCATTTGGCTGCCTGTATGCTGGCTATGATTTTCGGGCGGATATTATATGCCATCTTATTCTGAATACCTAAGAAACATGGGCTTCGGCAGAGACTGGAGTTGCTTTCCGGTTGTTGCTTGGCTATTTTCCTCTGCGATAATATTTAATCCCCGATTCTTAGTCAGGAAAGTTGAATGAATACTTCCTCAGCACCACCGCGACGCCCTTATCTTGGCAGAGGAGCAACTGTAAAACGTTGCGAATCCTGTTTTCTGAGAACAGATAAATGTATTTGTGAGCTTCGCAGTAGCGTGTCAGCAAGTGTTGAATTCTGCCTACTAACGCATAATGATGAAATTTATAAACCCAGCAATACGGGGCGTCTGATCAGGGGCTCTATAAACGCTACACGTTGTTTCATTTGGCATCGAACTGAAGTTGATCCTGAACTGTTGGAACTAATAGAAAATTCTGAAGTGAATACTTACATTGTCTTTCCACCGGGAGATGATTATCTAGAGCGAATGACAGAATACAAATCTGAGCCTGATAAGCGTAACGTGTTTATTGTGTTGGATGGAACCTGGCGCCAGGCAAGGCGAATGTTCAGGCTGAGTGCTTATTTACAGAATGTGCCGCTTATAAGTTTGCAGAATGCGCCGGCTTCCCGTTACGGGTTACGTAAAACTGAGGAAGTCAGTCAGTTATGCACTGCTGAAGTTGCGATAGAGCTGCTTGCAGAAATTGGGGATCAGATTGCCAGCAAACATCTACGGAATTATTTTGAAGTTTTTACCCGCAGATACAGCGAAACCCGAAGTCAGAAGATTGATTTATCTGCTTCAGGCAATAGGGCTATTTAATTGCAGATTGGGAATATTGATTGTATGACCGGTTGCTGAGGTTTCTGCATTGGGTAGGATATCTGTGCTTGGCCAGAGTCCGGTTTTCAGGGCTTCAGCGTATGGTGTATTTAAGCCTGCTTGCTGCATTTTATGGATACTATCTGCAACATCGTATTCAAGAATATGCCAGCTAGCAGTTATGTGACCATCAGCGTCTGCAGTCAATAGCATATACCATGTATCGGTCTGGCCATTATTAGCGGGCATGCCGATTACACCTGCATTAAGCCAGAAGCCATTGCTGAGTTGCTGGCCAAAAGGTAATCCGCAATGGCCGCCTATTATCACGTCTACAGCAGCTTCATTGAGCTGCTGTTCCATAGTTATATCATCAGACGCAAATACAAACTGATTAATGCTATTCAGACCACCGTGTATTGCCAGCATTTTTGTTTTGGCGTACTCAAACTCTATATTTAGCGGTAACTCTCCCATCCACTGTTTTGCCTGAGTATTTACCTTAGGTTTCGCGTAATTAAACCAGCCGGCTGAAAGAAGGTCGCAAGTGCTACCTGTATTAAAGCCGCAGCCGCAATCATTAGCGTTATTGGCGAGGGATTCTTCGCAGTTACCCTGAACAACAGTAATGCCCCAGTCCCGAATAAGGTCTGTTGTTTCCTGTGCTGAGGCGCAATATGCAACGATATCACCTGTGCAAAGGATATTTCCTGAAGGAATCTGTAACTGCTTGCTTACATTTTGTATGGCCTGTGTGGCGGCAAGGTTACTATAAGGCCCGCCGAATATAAGCATGGGCCGTGAAGCATCGGGTGTAAATGGCATCATAGTTGCTGTTACGCTTAAGTTGAGCTGGGCAGTGGCTGACTGTTTCGATTACTTAAAATACCGAGCCAGAAAAGTGTGCATCCAGCGATCATTACGCCAGCGGAGATGAACAGTAGTTTTGTGTATTTGTGAGAATCACCAAGCAGGTGAGTGTGTCCTGCAGATTCAACAAAGTATATGGCGGCACCGGCAATGGCCAGAACGAATGTGCTGACGTAGCTCCATACAGGTACCTGATCCTGCTTACCCCACAGGCAGAAGAAGATTACCGGTGCGAGATACATAGAAGCAGTACCGCTGACGGCTACGGCGCTGAAAAGATCCTTGTTACCCAGGAATACACAAAGTA
The DNA window shown above is from Aliamphritea ceti and carries:
- a CDS encoding tRNA-uridine aminocarboxypropyltransferase, whose protein sequence is MNTSSAPPRRPYLGRGATVKRCESCFLRTDKCICELRSSVSASVEFCLLTHNDEIYKPSNTGRLIRGSINATRCFIWHRTEVDPELLELIENSEVNTYIVFPPGDDYLERMTEYKSEPDKRNVFIVLDGTWRQARRMFRLSAYLQNVPLISLQNAPASRYGLRKTEEVSQLCTAEVAIELLAEIGDQIASKHLRNYFEVFTRRYSETRSQKIDLSASGNRAI
- a CDS encoding ammonium transporter, encoding MESINSAVETLMQGSNTLFILMGAIMVFAMHAGFAFLEVGTVRQKNQVNALVKIMTDFGFSAVAYFFVGYWIAYDVTFFRDAETLAAGNGYELVKFFFLMTFAAAIPAIVSGGIAERARFWPFLIASSLLVGIVYPLFEGMIWNGNYGFQAWLESSFGAQFHDFAGSVVVHGVGGWLGLIAVLLLGVRKGRYKSGRLMAFPPSNIPFLALGAWILCIGWFGFNVMSAQTLDGISGLVAVNSLMAMVGGIIASLIFGKNDPGFIHNGPLAGLVAICAGSDIMHPIGALFVGVVAGALFVWMFTTAQNRWKIDDVLGVWPLHGLCGAWGGIAAGIFGSTALGGLGGVSLMSQVIGTLAGIAVAVVGGLIVYGTIKALCGLRLDEEQEFNGADLSIHKIESMYMD
- the mnmH gene encoding tRNA 2-selenouridine(34) synthase MnmH, yielding MREDSQNYRQLFLNDTPMIDLRAPVEFKQGAFPSAVSLPLMSNEEREKVGTCYKQQGQDAAIVLGHKLVSGEIKEQRMAAWKAFVAENPEGYLYCFRGGLRSRTTQQWLKEAGADYPLVTGGYKALRNFLLNEIEATSEQLPFYIVGGNTGCRKTPLINSLKNAVDLEGAANHRGSSFGRYVTPQSSQINFENQLAIALLKLRNANISELVLEDEGRIIGSVDIPHSLHLKMQKAPIVVVEEDLETRLQNLLQEYVIDMHHSHIEHYGAQEGSHLCAEYLLSGLDKIRKRLGSERWRELRKMMEQAISAQQTGEGFSQHLNWLSPLLEWYYDPMYTYQLGNKADRIVYRGSWQECQDYLHNLK
- a CDS encoding metallophosphoesterase family protein, which codes for MMPFTPDASRPMLIFGGPYSNLAATQAIQNVSKQLQIPSGNILCTGDIVAYCASAQETTDLIRDWGITVVQGNCEESLANNANDCGCGFNTGSTCDLLSAGWFNYAKPKVNTQAKQWMGELPLNIEFEYAKTKMLAIHGGLNSINQFVFASDDITMEQQLNEAAVDVIIGGHCGLPFGQQLSNGFWLNAGVIGMPANNGQTDTWYMLLTADADGHITASWHILEYDVADSIHKMQQAGLNTPYAEALKTGLWPSTDILPNAETSATGHTINIPNLQLNSPIA